The following coding sequences are from one Leptospira stimsonii window:
- the tig gene encoding trigger factor, whose amino-acid sequence MEYKTKKNSNATVDIKLTFEASDIEKAFEKTYAEKQKDVKIPGFRQGKAPLQMVKRHLGDAVASDAINTLIVDGMTSIITKLEHPMVRFPKFEIQDYQPGKTLIATAVYETNPEITLGKYKKIKIKLPEVVVSDADVQEEIETIRKQLARKQLKEEGQVTVSGDIIDMEYVVRESGQEPKNASNTSNDYHLGHESNLKGFDENLYGLKTGESKDFVHAFPEDYAQNEVAGKSFEYTVTVKAQYANILPPVDDDLASEFDGSESLNALKDKIRKNLKERFEEGVKNKKMEEIYKEVIDDSKYIFPESYVKEESEHVFHNMIHEFRLPHITMEKYAEMIKKELKEVQESFKNLAESRLKHFFTRQKIAQTENIVYSDSDFDADLEKLASSYQISLSDLKKELEKGKLMDNYRENFFAKKVDDTLFDLVEKKYTDKLSIGKVKEYLNQKEEQKA is encoded by the coding sequence ATGGAATATAAAACAAAAAAGAATTCTAACGCTACCGTTGATATTAAACTTACTTTCGAAGCTTCCGACATCGAGAAAGCTTTTGAAAAAACCTACGCGGAAAAACAGAAAGACGTAAAAATTCCCGGCTTCCGTCAAGGCAAGGCTCCTCTCCAGATGGTGAAACGTCATCTCGGAGACGCGGTTGCGAGTGACGCGATCAACACACTCATCGTGGATGGAATGACTTCCATCATCACAAAATTAGAACACCCGATGGTCCGATTTCCGAAATTCGAAATCCAAGACTATCAACCCGGAAAAACTCTCATCGCGACGGCTGTCTATGAAACCAATCCGGAAATCACACTCGGTAAATATAAGAAGATCAAGATCAAACTTCCCGAAGTCGTCGTTTCGGACGCCGACGTGCAGGAAGAAATCGAAACCATTCGTAAACAATTGGCCCGAAAACAACTAAAAGAAGAGGGCCAAGTCACCGTGAGCGGGGACATTATTGATATGGAATATGTAGTTCGCGAATCCGGTCAAGAACCCAAAAATGCAAGCAATACATCCAACGACTATCATTTAGGCCACGAGAGTAATCTCAAAGGGTTTGATGAGAATCTCTACGGTTTGAAAACGGGCGAAAGTAAGGATTTCGTCCACGCATTCCCAGAGGACTACGCGCAGAACGAAGTCGCCGGGAAGTCCTTCGAATATACAGTAACCGTAAAAGCGCAGTATGCAAACATTCTTCCTCCCGTAGACGACGATCTTGCCTCGGAATTCGACGGATCCGAATCACTGAATGCCCTCAAAGACAAGATTCGTAAGAATCTCAAGGAACGTTTTGAAGAAGGCGTGAAGAATAAGAAGATGGAAGAGATTTACAAAGAAGTCATCGACGATTCTAAGTATATCTTTCCGGAATCCTACGTAAAAGAAGAATCCGAGCACGTTTTCCACAATATGATCCACGAATTCCGCCTTCCGCACATTACGATGGAAAAATACGCGGAGATGATCAAAAAAGAGCTGAAAGAAGTACAAGAATCCTTTAAAAATCTCGCAGAATCCCGCCTGAAGCACTTTTTCACACGTCAAAAGATCGCTCAGACGGAGAACATCGTGTATTCCGATTCAGATTTTGACGCCGATCTGGAAAAACTTGCGTCAAGTTACCAGATTTCTCTGTCCGATCTTAAAAAAGAGCTGGAAAAGGGAAAACTCATGGATAATTATCGAGAGAATTTTTTCGCGAAAAAAGTGGATGATACCCTCTTTGATCTTGTAGAAAAGAAATATACTGACAAATTGAGCATTGGCAAGGTAAAAGAATATCTGAACCAAAAGGAAGAACAGAAAGCATGA
- a CDS encoding arylesterase, which translates to MIRFKLLLIILSSLCFTSLSADPEGSPIRVLFFGDSLTAGLGLPSSDEAFPGVLEKELSKQGILIKSINAGMSGDTSSGGLSRLDWALSNNFDLFVLELGANDSMRGISPDQTEKNLKEILSRVRKKNPKSKILLIGMKTFPNLGKEYRKKFESIFPKIAKEENLPLVPFFLNGVAGNKKLNQKDGIHPTAEGHRILAKNLLPFFQKILRKR; encoded by the coding sequence ATGATTCGTTTTAAACTCTTACTTATAATTCTAAGTTCTTTGTGTTTTACTTCTCTCTCCGCGGATCCGGAAGGTTCGCCGATCCGAGTTCTTTTTTTCGGAGACAGTCTGACCGCCGGTCTTGGCCTTCCTTCTTCGGACGAAGCCTTTCCCGGAGTCCTGGAAAAAGAACTCTCCAAACAAGGAATTTTGATAAAGTCCATCAACGCGGGTATGAGCGGGGACACGAGCTCGGGCGGTTTGTCTCGTTTGGATTGGGCACTCTCGAACAACTTCGATCTCTTCGTCCTCGAACTCGGAGCGAACGATTCCATGCGCGGAATTTCACCGGATCAAACCGAAAAAAATCTCAAAGAAATTCTTTCTCGAGTGAGAAAGAAAAATCCGAAATCAAAAATTCTTCTCATCGGGATGAAAACCTTCCCCAATCTCGGAAAAGAATATAGAAAAAAATTCGAATCTATTTTTCCAAAGATTGCAAAAGAGGAAAACCTTCCTCTCGTTCCGTTTTTTCTGAACGGGGTCGCCGGAAATAAAAAACTCAATCAGAAAGACGGGATTCATCCCACCGCGGAAGGACATCGGATTCTTGCAAAAAATCTTTTGCCGTTCTTTCAAAAAATTCTAAGGAAAAGATGA
- a CDS encoding glycoside hydrolase family 3 protein, whose product MIRRFLFVFLLLLASLTAFYYIPSYQQELQADGWDGYLESQAKAIVDKMTPEELAGQVIHVAIPGKTLDQTAEKEIEEILPGGIILFGMNLGTKQDILKLNFELQKKSLESSKLPLLISVDQEGGRVLRVKDGVTQFPGAMALGQAKNADYAYKVGFVTSYQLRKLGLNFVFAPDLDINNNPDNPVINTRSLGSTPEMVSKAGTGYEKGARLGGAIPTIKHFPGHGDTNVDSHLGLPKIEKNLEELEKMELIPFKESIEQGAEVVMSAHILYPKLDPNLPATLSSKILTGILRERMGFKGVIITDAMEMNAISVHYKDSDPGVLALLAGADILLMTSWGKTTRDMRDQVLNAYKKGTFQKGERDLLKEAAYRQILLKLKHGIIYEFSAKKSNPKSLSPMEEKEISFFQDQIAEREKIFLEIFSPTLNTEVSRASIVSFPEAFVPNSVKPEETIFAVRGKEFESVLAEKNLVSSNTGKIASLIKENKYKRIVLTSFSQLELDLAGGLAKRYPTLEIVTLHYGTPFLKLNTLPNLKILFSFSPTLESKKALLYTVVERTTPVPVVDLILKNSNEKTAKKE is encoded by the coding sequence ATGATCCGACGTTTCCTCTTTGTGTTCCTTCTTCTTTTGGCTTCCCTTACGGCGTTTTATTACATTCCTTCTTACCAACAGGAACTCCAAGCAGACGGCTGGGACGGATATTTAGAATCTCAAGCGAAAGCCATCGTCGACAAAATGACTCCTGAAGAATTGGCGGGCCAGGTCATTCACGTGGCGATCCCGGGTAAAACCTTGGATCAAACTGCGGAGAAAGAAATCGAGGAGATTCTTCCTGGTGGAATCATTCTCTTCGGGATGAATCTTGGGACAAAACAGGATATTCTTAAACTCAACTTCGAACTTCAGAAAAAAAGTTTGGAATCTTCAAAACTTCCTCTTCTCATTTCCGTAGATCAAGAAGGAGGAAGAGTACTTCGTGTAAAAGACGGAGTGACTCAGTTTCCCGGTGCTATGGCGCTCGGGCAAGCGAAGAACGCAGACTACGCATACAAGGTCGGTTTTGTCACTTCGTACCAACTTCGTAAGCTCGGTCTCAATTTTGTTTTCGCACCGGACCTAGACATCAACAACAATCCTGACAATCCCGTGATCAACACTCGTTCGCTGGGAAGTACGCCCGAGATGGTTTCGAAAGCCGGGACCGGTTACGAAAAAGGAGCGAGACTCGGAGGCGCGATTCCGACGATCAAACACTTTCCGGGACACGGGGATACGAACGTAGACAGCCACTTAGGACTTCCTAAGATCGAGAAGAATTTGGAAGAATTGGAAAAGATGGAACTCATTCCTTTCAAAGAATCGATTGAACAAGGCGCGGAAGTCGTGATGAGCGCACATATCCTCTATCCGAAATTGGATCCAAATCTTCCGGCGACTCTCTCTTCCAAAATTCTTACGGGAATCCTCAGAGAAAGAATGGGATTCAAAGGTGTGATCATCACCGATGCAATGGAGATGAATGCCATCTCCGTTCACTACAAAGACAGCGATCCGGGAGTTCTCGCTCTATTAGCTGGAGCTGATATTCTCCTGATGACGAGCTGGGGAAAAACCACACGAGATATGAGAGATCAGGTTTTGAACGCATATAAGAAAGGAACTTTTCAAAAAGGTGAAAGGGATCTTTTGAAAGAAGCCGCTTATAGACAAATTCTTCTCAAACTCAAACACGGAATCATCTACGAATTTTCGGCCAAAAAATCGAATCCGAAATCCTTATCTCCAATGGAAGAAAAGGAAATTTCATTCTTCCAGGATCAGATCGCGGAGAGAGAAAAAATCTTTTTGGAAATTTTTTCTCCTACTTTAAATACCGAAGTTTCGAGAGCCTCGATCGTTTCGTTTCCGGAGGCATTTGTTCCAAATTCCGTAAAACCGGAAGAAACGATTTTCGCAGTCAGAGGGAAAGAATTCGAGAGCGTTCTTGCCGAAAAAAATCTCGTTTCCTCGAACACGGGAAAAATCGCGAGCCTGATCAAAGAAAACAAATACAAGAGAATCGTTCTAACGTCCTTTAGCCAATTGGAACTCGACCTCGCTGGAGGGTTGGCAAAACGTTATCCGACACTGGAGATCGTCACTCTTCACTACGGAACTCCATTCTTAAAATTGAATACTCTTCCGAATCTGAAGATTCTTTTTTCCTTCTCCCCTACTTTAGAATCGAAGAAAGCTCTTCTTTATACCGTTGTGGAAAGAACCACTCCGGTTCCAGTCGTAGATTTGATCTTAAAGAATTCGAACGAGAAAACTGCGAAGAAAGAATAA
- the hemW gene encoding radical SAM family heme chaperone HemW encodes MKENRNELANLITKTGIPGIYVHYPYCIQKCEYCDFFSVGNGKASIPDESGLFSRYKEEILRRISDHPSIANLQFDTIFFGGGTPSRADLNQIRELILFLKQKLNFSSQIEITMECNPEDITPEFLISLFETGINRISVGIQSFQPERLRFLGRHYDPERYGSILETVKNSPIENFSADLIYGIPGQTIEEILKDIEQVLSFGGKHISLYALTVEKGTEYSRKVMDSILPSPEEEIQEEILKRLPSLLSSFGMSQYEVSNFSKPGFQSRHNLKYWTMEYYLGIGPGAHGFLPSGRYSNPRNVEAYKRKEFSVEYNAPDVFEELVLSLFRLFQPIDMNSFYNLIPQKKEALKEALQALERADKATFQNGIFSWKPESILFLDSEILKLASL; translated from the coding sequence ATGAAAGAAAATAGAAACGAGTTGGCAAACCTGATTACAAAAACCGGAATCCCTGGGATTTACGTCCACTATCCATACTGTATTCAAAAATGTGAATATTGTGATTTTTTCTCCGTAGGAAACGGCAAGGCTTCCATTCCCGATGAGAGTGGACTTTTTTCGAGATACAAAGAAGAAATTCTTCGAAGAATTTCCGATCATCCCTCCATTGCGAATTTACAATTTGATACGATCTTCTTCGGTGGGGGAACCCCGAGTCGCGCGGATCTCAACCAAATTCGAGAGCTCATCCTTTTTTTAAAACAAAAGCTTAACTTCAGTTCACAGATCGAAATCACAATGGAGTGCAACCCGGAGGACATTACACCCGAATTTCTCATCTCTCTTTTCGAAACGGGTATCAACCGGATTTCGGTCGGAATTCAGAGTTTTCAACCCGAAAGACTTCGTTTCTTAGGAAGACATTACGATCCGGAACGTTACGGATCAATTTTAGAAACGGTAAAGAATTCCCCGATCGAAAATTTTTCAGCGGATCTGATCTACGGAATCCCAGGACAAACGATCGAAGAAATCCTGAAAGACATTGAACAAGTTTTATCCTTTGGAGGAAAACACATCAGTCTCTATGCGCTCACCGTGGAGAAAGGTACCGAATATTCAAGAAAGGTAATGGATTCCATTCTTCCCAGCCCGGAAGAAGAAATCCAGGAAGAGATCCTCAAACGGCTTCCCTCGCTCCTCTCCTCTTTTGGAATGTCCCAGTATGAAGTAAGTAATTTCTCAAAACCCGGATTTCAATCCAGACACAATCTGAAATATTGGACGATGGAGTATTATTTAGGAATCGGTCCCGGCGCACACGGTTTTCTTCCGAGCGGCAGGTATTCCAATCCGAGAAACGTGGAAGCTTATAAACGAAAGGAATTCTCCGTTGAATACAACGCACCGGACGTCTTTGAAGAATTGGTTCTTTCTCTCTTTCGTCTCTTTCAACCGATCGACATGAATTCTTTTTATAACCTGATCCCGCAAAAAAAAGAAGCGCTGAAAGAAGCGCTTCAGGCCTTGGAACGCGCGGACAAGGCAACCTTTCAAAATGGAATCTTTTCCTGGAAGCCCGAGTCCATCCTCTTCCTGGATTCTGAAATCTTAAAACTTGCTTCCTTATAA
- a CDS encoding acyl-CoA thioesterase, with translation MMNQIKTHQYETSLPFSQFDGDGRLTLEKVQTILNDARKDALQSIELDPFFPGSQTIEPLILWSESDFREVPYFSDSVLVQTELQNLTGPRYKISQRLLRKSDYKVICHSNSLCILFDSLKKKPWKNRVSLLAG, from the coding sequence ATGATGAACCAAATAAAAACACACCAATATGAAACATCCCTACCTTTTTCTCAGTTTGACGGGGACGGGAGATTGACCTTGGAAAAGGTGCAAACGATTTTAAACGATGCGAGAAAAGATGCGCTTCAGAGCATCGAGCTTGATCCTTTTTTTCCCGGCTCTCAAACGATCGAGCCCTTGATCCTCTGGTCGGAAAGTGATTTTAGGGAAGTCCCCTACTTTTCGGATTCCGTTCTGGTTCAAACAGAATTGCAAAATCTTACGGGTCCCCGTTATAAAATTTCACAGAGGTTGCTTCGGAAATCGGATTACAAAGTGATCTGCCATTCCAATTCTCTCTGTATTCTTTTCGATTCTCTGAAAAAGAAACCCTGGAAAAACAGAGTCTCACTCTTAGCCGGTTGA